A part of Chloroflexota bacterium genomic DNA contains:
- a CDS encoding Lrp/AsnC family transcriptional regulator: protein MTLDHIDHEIIRMLQHDGRTPFTEIAKALGISEGTVRNRVARLTENQTIQVVALIDPYRLGFDAAALIGVSVEPPLIEAAAEQIARFPEVSYLVLVSGMFDLIVEALCRDREHLANFLSQSLHQVPGVRSTQTFVILRTYKMAYGARPTLHHPEPSSGRDHE, encoded by the coding sequence ATGACTTTAGATCACATTGACCACGAAATCATTCGCATGTTGCAGCACGACGGGCGCACGCCGTTCACCGAAATTGCCAAGGCTTTAGGTATTTCGGAAGGGACGGTGAGAAACCGGGTGGCCCGCCTCACGGAAAATCAAACCATTCAGGTCGTGGCGTTGATCGATCCGTATCGGTTAGGCTTCGATGCTGCGGCATTGATTGGCGTTTCGGTGGAGCCGCCGTTGATTGAGGCCGCTGCCGAGCAGATCGCCCGTTTCCCCGAAGTCAGCTATTTGGTGCTGGTTTCGGGGATGTTTGACTTAATCGTCGAGGCTTTGTGTCGTGACCGTGAGCACCTGGCGAATTTCCTCAGCCAGAGCCTCCATCAGGTGCCGGGGGTGAGGAGCACGCAAACTTTCGTCATTTTGCGGACGTATAAGATGGCCTATGGCGCTCGGCCAACTTTGCATCACCCTGAGCCTTCATCTGGGAGGGACCATGAGTGA
- a CDS encoding ABC transporter ATP-binding protein, with amino-acid sequence MSEYAVELREVVKRFGETVVAVNGISLRIREGEFFSLLGPSGCGKTTTLRLIAGFEMPTSGSVRIYGEEQGYLPPYQRPVNTVFQNYALFPHMTVAQNVAFGLEMKKVPKDEIKRRVAEALELVRLTGKENRRPKQLSGGQKQRVALARALVNRPKVLLLDEPLGALDLKLRKAMQSELKALQEQVGITFIYVTHDQEEALVMSDRIAVMNEGNVLQVGTPEEIYEHPQSRFVADFIGKTNFIPAEVVALGQARAVQVKLRDGTVVEGSAPHALEVSQGDQVVLSIRPEKLYITPVGERPQVRNAEALSQVDARLVKMFYVGSERRYVVKLADETEVVVQVQNVDRSARRCRVGDQVSLHWRGQHARLLKE; translated from the coding sequence ATGAGTGAGTACGCTGTGGAATTGCGTGAGGTGGTCAAACGGTTTGGCGAAACGGTGGTTGCCGTCAATGGCATTTCGTTGCGTATTCGCGAGGGGGAATTCTTTTCGCTGTTAGGGCCCAGCGGTTGCGGCAAAACTACCACGTTGCGTTTGATTGCTGGCTTTGAGATGCCGACCAGTGGCTCGGTCAGGATTTACGGCGAAGAGCAGGGCTACTTGCCGCCTTACCAGCGGCCGGTGAATACCGTGTTTCAGAATTATGCCCTCTTCCCGCACATGACCGTGGCGCAAAATGTGGCCTTTGGCCTGGAAATGAAGAAAGTGCCTAAAGATGAAATCAAACGGCGGGTGGCCGAGGCGCTGGAACTGGTGCGGTTGACCGGCAAGGAAAACCGCCGTCCGAAGCAGCTTTCCGGTGGGCAGAAGCAGCGCGTCGCGCTGGCGCGGGCGTTGGTCAACCGCCCCAAGGTGCTGTTGCTTGATGAGCCGCTGGGTGCCCTGGATTTGAAGCTTCGCAAGGCCATGCAGAGCGAGCTCAAAGCGTTGCAAGAGCAAGTGGGCATTACCTTCATCTACGTTACCCACGACCAGGAAGAAGCGCTGGTGATGTCGGACCGCATTGCCGTAATGAACGAAGGTAATGTGTTGCAAGTGGGAACGCCGGAGGAGATCTACGAACACCCCCAGAGCCGTTTCGTGGCCGATTTCATTGGGAAGACCAATTTCATCCCTGCTGAAGTGGTGGCGCTGGGCCAGGCCAGAGCCGTGCAGGTGAAGTTGCGGGATGGTACAGTGGTGGAGGGAAGCGCGCCGCACGCCCTGGAGGTTTCTCAGGGGGATCAGGTGGTGCTCTCGATTCGGCCAGAGAAACTCTACATCACCCCGGTGGGGGAGCGCCCTCAGGTTCGGAATGCTGAAGCCCTTTCGCAGGTAGACGCTCGGCTGGTGAAAATGTTTTACGTTGGCTCGGAACGGCGCTATGTGGTGAAGTTAGCGGATGAAACGGAGGTCGTCGTGCAGGTGCAAAACGTCGACCGCAGCGCGCGACGATGCCGAGTAGGCGACCAGGTGTCTTTACACTGGCGGGGGCAACATGCTCGCTTGTTGAAGGAGTAG
- a CDS encoding ABC transporter permease — protein sequence MKKFLTQLRKRPSLQAWLLLLPSAFWLFVFFIAPLGIVLVYSFLERGTYGGVVWHFTLENYRRTFDPLYLHTFLRSFYIAAVTTLVTLLLGYPLAYYIASRPPKRRGTLVLALMIPFWTNFLVRTYAWLTMLRTHTGLINVTLMSLGIIHKPLPLFGNDFAIVIGLVYGWLPDMVLPIYATLERLDPSLLEAAMDLYASGPKVFRRVIWPLSLPGVVAGSMLVFIPSLGAFVTPAILGGGKALMIGNIISNQFLAAHDWPFGAALSFVMMAVMLAATLVYFRMTSGEERRQL from the coding sequence ATGAAGAAGTTCCTGACCCAACTTCGGAAGCGGCCTTCATTACAAGCCTGGCTGCTCTTGCTCCCTTCTGCTTTTTGGTTGTTTGTCTTTTTCATTGCCCCCTTGGGGATTGTGTTGGTTTATAGCTTTCTGGAGCGCGGCACTTATGGGGGCGTGGTTTGGCACTTTACGCTGGAGAATTATCGGCGCACTTTCGACCCGTTGTATCTGCATACCTTTTTGCGGTCGTTCTACATCGCTGCTGTGACGACCCTGGTGACCTTGCTTTTGGGCTATCCGCTGGCCTATTACATTGCCAGCCGTCCCCCCAAGCGCAGGGGCACCTTGGTTTTGGCACTGATGATTCCGTTTTGGACCAACTTTTTGGTGAGGACGTATGCTTGGCTGACCATGTTGCGCACTCACACAGGGCTGATCAATGTCACTTTGATGTCCCTGGGGATCATTCACAAGCCTTTGCCTTTGTTTGGTAATGACTTTGCTATTGTGATTGGTTTGGTTTATGGATGGTTGCCCGACATGGTGTTGCCAATTTACGCCACTTTGGAACGCCTTGACCCAAGTTTGTTGGAGGCAGCGATGGATCTGTATGCCTCTGGGCCTAAGGTGTTTCGACGGGTCATCTGGCCGCTTTCATTGCCGGGGGTCGTAGCGGGGTCGATGCTGGTGTTTATTCCCTCTCTCGGTGCATTTGTGACCCCTGCCATTCTGGGCGGCGGCAAAGCGTTGATGATTGGGAACATCATCAGCAATCAATTCCTGGCCGCTCACGACTGGCCGTTTGGCGCGGCCCTCTCGTTTGTGATGATGGCTGTAATGTTGGCGGCGACATTGGTGTACTTCCGCATGACTTCGGGTGAGGAACGGAGGCAGCTATGA
- a CDS encoding ABC transporter permease, translated as MNAQASSRRSNMARLKKRLAEFSFTTYGVLGYLFLYFPIIILVVFSFNDSRSTALWAGFSTRWYVAMAHDHQIILSLWNSLFVAVVSTTIAVIIGTLAALAMERYRFWGKLMMDAVLYLPIIIPDIAMAIMLLIFFDVSGIGFEPWHVNFFGVHLAVPYSVIIGHVAFNISFVAVVVRARLAQMDQVLEEAAQDLYADPWRTFWRVTFPMLLPGILGGALLAFTLSMDDFVITFFTSGAGFNTLPVRVFGMIKKGVTPKINAVSTVMLLFSLLLVAVSLILSRGGEEDTSTNIAL; from the coding sequence ATGAATGCACAGGCGTCTTCTCGGCGGAGCAACATGGCGCGCTTGAAAAAGCGCTTGGCTGAGTTCTCTTTTACCACTTACGGCGTTCTGGGCTATCTTTTCCTTTACTTTCCTATCATCATCCTCGTTGTTTTCTCTTTCAACGATTCTCGCTCAACAGCCTTGTGGGCAGGGTTTAGCACACGCTGGTACGTGGCGATGGCCCACGACCATCAAATCATCCTTTCTTTGTGGAACAGTCTCTTTGTGGCAGTGGTTTCCACCACCATTGCGGTGATTATTGGCACTCTGGCTGCGTTGGCGATGGAGCGGTACCGCTTTTGGGGAAAACTGATGATGGATGCCGTGCTCTATTTGCCCATCATCATCCCTGATATCGCGATGGCGATTATGCTGCTGATTTTCTTTGACGTCAGCGGCATCGGTTTTGAGCCATGGCATGTGAATTTCTTTGGAGTGCATCTGGCTGTGCCTTATTCGGTCATTATCGGCCATGTGGCGTTCAACATTTCGTTTGTTGCCGTGGTGGTGCGGGCGCGGCTGGCGCAGATGGACCAGGTGCTGGAAGAGGCTGCCCAGGATTTGTACGCTGACCCCTGGCGAACATTCTGGCGGGTGACGTTCCCCATGCTGTTGCCGGGCATTTTAGGGGGTGCGTTGTTGGCCTTTACCCTCTCGATGGATGACTTTGTCATTACTTTCTTTACCAGTGGGGCTGGCTTCAACACCTTGCCCGTGCGTGTGTTCGGGATGATCAAGAAAGGCGTTACACCGAAAATCAACGCGGTTTCTACGGTCATGTTGCTCTTTTCGCTGTTGTTGGTTGCTGTTTCTCTGATCTTGAGTCGAGGAGGTGAGGAAGACACGTCAACAAATATCGCACTTTAG
- a CDS encoding spermidine/putrescine ABC transporter substrate-binding protein — translation MMKKSLRVSLIVLVALALILAACGKQTATPAATQAPAQNQGAPAATEAPTVAPQAVQPAKQIVFYNWSDYIDPKVYELFEKETGIKVVEDNFSSNEELLAKLQGGAKGYALIVPSDYTVKIMIDQHMLAPLDKDKIPNMKNIAPKFRDVYYDPGNKYCVPYQWGTTGIGYLSDKVQKPDSWSVFFDPDPNAPWYGRMTMLDDAREAFAAALVYLGYDINTTDEKQLEEAKQALIRAKKALSGYDSDTYEDLLASGENLIAHGWNGDFLQAQEDNENIAYTIPKEGGVIWVDNVCIPASATPEQKVAAEMFLDFILRPDIGAMISEYNYYATPNKAAEAKLDPDFLHDPAVYPPQEVMDKLQFIKPVGDAEGLFQRMWDEVKAAP, via the coding sequence ATGATGAAGAAGTCTTTGCGAGTTTCGTTGATCGTGCTTGTAGCCCTGGCGTTGATTTTGGCGGCTTGTGGCAAACAAACGGCTACACCGGCGGCGACCCAGGCTCCGGCGCAAAATCAGGGTGCGCCCGCGGCCACCGAGGCGCCTACCGTTGCACCCCAGGCGGTCCAGCCAGCCAAGCAAATTGTGTTCTACAACTGGTCTGACTATATCGATCCCAAGGTGTACGAGCTCTTTGAGAAGGAAACGGGCATCAAGGTTGTAGAAGACAATTTCTCCAGCAATGAGGAACTGTTGGCAAAATTGCAAGGCGGGGCTAAGGGGTATGCTCTGATTGTGCCGTCGGACTACACGGTCAAGATCATGATCGATCAACACATGCTGGCCCCGCTGGATAAGGACAAAATCCCCAACATGAAGAATATTGCGCCGAAGTTCCGCGATGTTTATTATGACCCCGGCAACAAATATTGTGTACCTTATCAGTGGGGTACGACGGGGATTGGCTACCTGTCCGATAAGGTCCAAAAGCCCGATAGCTGGAGCGTTTTCTTTGATCCCGACCCCAATGCGCCGTGGTATGGCCGCATGACCATGTTGGACGATGCTCGTGAGGCTTTTGCCGCTGCCCTGGTTTATCTGGGTTACGACATCAACACCACTGACGAGAAGCAACTCGAGGAAGCCAAACAAGCGCTGATTCGGGCCAAGAAAGCCCTCTCTGGCTATGACAGCGACACTTACGAAGACCTGCTGGCTTCCGGCGAAAACCTGATTGCGCACGGTTGGAACGGCGATTTCCTGCAGGCGCAAGAGGACAACGAGAACATTGCTTATACCATTCCCAAGGAAGGCGGCGTGATTTGGGTGGACAATGTTTGCATCCCGGCCAGCGCGACCCCTGAGCAGAAAGTGGCGGCCGAGATGTTCCTCGACTTTATCCTGCGCCCTGATATCGGCGCGATGATTTCGGAATACAACTACTACGCCACCCCCAATAAAGCCGCGGAAGCGAAGTTAGACCCCGATTTCCTCCACGACCCCGCCGTTTACCCGCCCCAGGA